The Gossypium arboreum isolate Shixiya-1 chromosome 6, ASM2569848v2, whole genome shotgun sequence DNA window TTTACTCAACATATATAcattaattcaaaaaaaaaatacaatcaaattaaataaaattactcGTATAAAAGGTTGGCAAAATTTTTAAACTGGGTGTAGCTTAGATTGTATgataaataaactatttttcttttcttttttttttgcaaaagataaaatatgagCTAGAAAATGATATCTATAATTGTAAAAGTTCTTTTATCTTTATATGTTACTCTAAGCTCGAGAATGAAAACACGAAGATAAGTGACAAatgccaatatatatataatattaattcagAAGTTCAGAAAGATTCAAATTCTACTCGCATGCATGAAATATTGAACCAAATGCGTTAATGAAAAAAATCAATCCAATGAATTTTCCAAAATCCTACTTAATATTCTGGAACAAAAGTGAATTGGACAAAAAAAGATCCCCATGTGGGTTGAACTCCATTGAAAACCCAAATTCAATCTGACTCGGACTCATTttctaattatataatatattatgtaatttacatCACATactcaataataatatataatactataagaTAAACATTAAAAGATATGCTAgattgtttatatttaaaattttaattaatgaaaaagcatcttaaatattaaattaaaaaataacataattgctctgtttaaaaaattaaaaataacatgGATGAACTTAAAATAAGTTTGGGATGATCAATTACAAAAATAAGTGAGTTtagacaaaaatttaaaaaacataTTTTAGACCAAACCCAAATTGAACAAATATGATATGTGCTATGTCCATGCATAGACTGCAATAGGCGCAGCCTGAACCATGAAAACTTCTTTGAACAAAAAACAAAAACACCATGAACAATTCTAGTAAAGGCAAATAAACCAAAAAACAAAGTCAAATTATTAGtcgagaaaatatatatatataaaataaactagGGATGTTCAATGTACCTAATCCTGGAGCCAATTATCGAAACGTGACATCATTGGTGTATAATTCAAAAGGTAGCCACACCTTGCTTCAAAACATAAGTGCCCACAGTTCACATGTTCCTACTTTTTAGAATGAACCAAACTCATGGTATACAAAAAGAAAACACAAGAAAAAATCGTACCTATCATCATCATGTGTGCTGTAAACAAGGTTTGGCAATATTGAATCATCAGAGTTACTGCACAACTTGCATTTGCTGGGCACGATCACTTCACGAACCAAAAGCGAATTTTACCACTGTTCTTGGGTTCTCTCTCACTAGATGGCAAAATGGTCTTTCGAGTTCAAAGTTAAAATGATGGTCTGCCATTGCCTTCTAATTCGGAGTAATATGACATAATTCTGTTCAGCACATAAAGGGAGCAAAAGAACCATAGTGACTCAGTTACCGCAACAAGCTTACGCTATTGTTCAGAGGTGTCATCATGGCTGTATTCCGAGGATCCAACAGCCTCTTCCTTTAGTAAATCGGAGTTTGTATTTTCTTGATTAGAAGTTCTAGTTGGGCCATCCTCCTCCTTGTCAGTATCGTTTTGCAGCCCAATATTTTGTGCTATTGCCCTATGATCTTGAGATTCCTTAAATGTTTCAACATGTTGCTGGGCTTGAGCTTGTGACTTAGACAAAGGAAAAGATGCAGAAGCACCATCTGATCCTTTCAAAAGGCAAACATACTTGAACACCAGTTGTTTATAGTTATTTAGCAGCTCTTCAACGTCTTTTACTGTCAAATCACCGGCATGAGCAAACATGTATGGATACTCTTGAAACACTTTACTCACTTGATCCTCCTTCAGAAGTATAGTCGCCCCTCTATTCTCCAATTCTGAGATGGATGGAACTTTAGAGATTGATGACTGATCTTTACTTGAAGATTTTCCATCAGAAGATTTAGGTCTATTAGCCTGGTCCTCCTTAAGAGTGTGATGTCTGGATTCAGTTGGTTCTCTCTGATCTTGTCCAGCAAGTTGGTTAATTTGACTGGACAGACCATCCAAATCTGTTGAAAGGCCTGATAGAATAGCTCGAGCAAACTCCATGTTTTTCTCAAACTCGGTTTCCTCCAATGAAAGGGCTTTTGCATCAATATTTGAGATGAAAGCCTCAGCAGACAGCATGTTCGTAAAAAAGTAGGCTGCTTCAGAAACTAATCGAGACTGACGTCTATAACGTTGTATATACAATAAATTCGAGTGCAGCTGTGGAGGATTTGCCTACGTAACAGATTTCATGAGAAttatacattatttattattttttaaaggaGGGATGATGAACTAAACAACCAAGCATGCATACACTACTGATCTTACCTTTATGGTAACATAAATCAACACAGGAAGAAAATCATCAGCTCCAGGAGGATTCTCATTTGAAGCAATTGAAGCATTAAGCAATAAATTATTGATAACCTTGCAACAATTGAGGATACACACAAGCTTGTCTCTTGGAGCCTTGTACATATTAATTTTTTGCAACTCTTTCTGTGCAAGCTGCCAAATAAAGTATAGATTCAGGGGAGAGTCTGAAAGGTGGAATAGCTATCATAACTGGGAATCCAAAATCCCAAGCATATCCACAGACAAGCTTTATCGACCAAATTTTTTTCTGAAATAAATTAGAACCATAATCAAACTGCACTCAAGTGTTGAGACATTTGTTGCACGcaataaataattttttcttcAAACAACAAAAAGTAGAGGCAGTGAATATGGTATGATATATTGCTCAATAGGTACTTatccaaaaaataaataaagatatacTGCTCAAAGGTTATTAGACCTTAAGTTATGTGCATAACAAAGTCAGATAAATAAGATCATCAAATTAAAAAGGCGACAATAATTACAACTAGTTCAGACATAATAATGATAACAAGCTTGTTTTAGATGGAAAGCATTTGTTGATAATTTGCAATACTCAACTGCTTAAGACCAAGACTTTTCATTTAATGTAAACAGAATTCTACCTACATTACTATCAGCTTGTCTTGCTCATAAAACTAGCAAACCTAATTAGAGACGGGGAGAAAAACTTATTGACCAAATCCCCAAGTATTTTACACCCAAAACTACTGAAGACCAGTTGTTCCTTTGTGgaaaatatttctgagaacgacATTCTCTAAAAGCAGCCAAAAAGGACTGGAACTTCAGCTTTTAATTGGTGCATTACTTCAAAACAGTTTATTCAATTCTCAGTACAACAAAGATATTAGCCATAAGTTCATAACCAACAGCTGGGGGTACAAGCACTGTATCAAATTGAGTTCAATGATCAAATGATTTCAGTGATGCTTAAGACAATATGAATAATTCGTAGAAAACTGAAAAATTATTAAGGCATTAAGCATGGAGCTCCTATAAAAAAGGAATATCTTATGTAATATGGAACAAAAATGGAGGAAAAAtagacataaaaaaaaaaaacaaaacagatTTATATGGTTTCAGAGCGTGCAGCTTCAAGCATCCACATATGCATCAACGTTCATGGTTGATAGCCAAAATCTAGATCAGCTATGTTTAATAGGATGACAAAATGTATAAACTGCCATCTAAAAATAGATTGATGCAGCATTGTCTTGACATGTTAACAAGGCATAACTGCACAGGGCCTCCTAACATTAGAAAACCACATCACGAGTGCACATTCCTCATTTGGTCATGCCATGGGATGAGAACAATAAAAGTGAGTTCATATCAAATTTGAACTTCTATGCTACGCTCATAGTAAGGCATGGAAGAATCTACCACATAAGATGACCTCAATAGAAGTTTCTTTAGAGCTCAAGCAGGGATGCATTGAGGAAAATAGATTCTCCACAAAGCAATATTCCTAACAAAGAAATTAACTTTCCTACCTAGCTAAGGATTTCTGCACTTTTATGGTCCATCTTTCTAGCCTCCCTTATATGAATTATAGACAGCATGACACCTATCAGCATTACATCCTTGGAAGCATCTAGTAAAAATGTTACTACTTTTGTCTATTTCACCATGATGAATTGTGAGAATCCCTAGCAGCTTCTTATTAACTAGTTGTTATTCCTGATTTCTAGATGAAGTCATTGATTATTATCTTCAAGGAGGCAAACACCTTGTAATGTTTTTTTTACTCCAGCCAAAGCCATAATCGTTTCACTGTTTGCACAGAAGATATCCAAAAATATACTCTACCAaaggtttttaaaaaaaaggttaaaaggGTTCTCACTTCTCAATAGTATAGAAAGCCAAACATGACAAGGAAAGATATAGTTCACAGAGACAACATATGCCAAAGGTAAGCTAACTCCATActcccaaaaaaagaaaaaaaaaaataggcAACCACTTGAAACAGAAATTCCCCAATTTACCAGCCATGATGTCTCATTCTGAAAGGCTGGCTTAATATCCAAGTTCTCAGGCCGAACGAATTGCTGAACAAGAGCCATCTTCTCAGAAAGTTGTTCATCAAGCTTTACATCATCTGGAAGTGAAGCAAACACACGGGTAAATAACTTTGTCATAACATACTTCTCCAATCCCTGTattaggaaaagaaaaaaaaaaaaaaagtaaatacaTCAACCCAAGGTGAAATTTTTTTCCCTTAAAACAAATTACCTAATGCAAGATAATAAGTTAAAATGACTTACTTCACCAGCACTGTCCAACTCCTCCTCTGAACATCCAGCCCAAAGCGGATGAGCTCGAAAAGCAGCTTCCATGTTGGCAAAGAATGCCTGTACGGCCGCACTATCCCTTTCGGGTTCAGGAGCATTGTTGGAGAACGAAACTATGAAACTGTAATATGGCGACACGAACGAAACTCAGAAAGTCAAAACCCTGAAACGATTGCCTAAAATGGAACACCCCAATCCTTCTTAAATTAAGTTCGATTGTCAATTAATTagacaaataaaaaaaaacagcTTCCACATCGGGATTTTTACTTAATTTGAAGCAATCaactaataaatttaaataacagaccaaatatatttataaacaaTCAATAATCACTTCCGATTAGTCGAAAATCACGTTCAATCATAAGTCTACGCATAGATTTAAAGATGAACATTTAAAATGAGAAAGAGAGGGAGCGACCTTTTGATAGATTTGACGAAATCAGCAGCGGAAGGCTGGCGCATACGCTCTAGAAAATCTTGCAATCCTAAGAAAACGTCGGCGTTCTCCATTTACGGTAACCGCCGTCCGATTGTTTGACAGTCGCTTAGCTGACGTTGATTAGAGAGGAGACAGAGAGAGGGCCTTTTCCTTAGGGGAGAAGTCTTCTAGAATGAGAGGAGTGCGTGATTGAAGGTGCAGACGCAGTTGCagacaaccaaaaaaaaaaaaaaaaaaaatcagttattattattatttttttttactttagaaaattaaaaataataatcataatGAAATTGGGCTCTGTTCTTTTGGGTCTCTGTTAATATTTAATCTATGCTAATAATTACCGTTCTCTCCATCACActtgaatttattaatttattaaaaatatttttttacgtAGGGTAAATATTAAATTCAGAGTAAATTTCATTGTTGGTCTCTCAATTTTTATGGTGTTTTTATTTTggtaatctaaaataaaattcttacaatttCATCACCCAATTTTTAGAAGTTATTTTAGTCACTCAAGCATTAAATCTCTAATAAAAGTTAATTTAATTGGTCGCTTTTATTTTGTcacccaaaaatatttttttaagtattgactatgtaaaaaaattatagaaattaaaataatacacaaaatTGTCAATTTGTATTTGTTTATCTCATTACCGAAAATTCTAAATATCTTttataatactaaaattttaaatttcaaaatatcataataattttaataattttcttaagATGATATTCAATTGATTAAGGGTAATTGATGGCATCAATAAAGtactttatcttttcttttctttttttatttaatgaatatGACTATACAAATCGAGggaaaaaattaacaaatacaCTTCGTAGGCAATAAAGGACAAGCTTCATCAATACAATAAAGACTTCAGTTTCAACATTAATAGAACATTATGGCACGTTGACAATTGACACCGTTACAACTCAAGCACAACATATATAGAGTGATAATAAGCATTTAATACTATATGAAAATCAACTCTGAATGGCTCAAAGCGGTGTGCAAAATCAGGAAAACCATCCCTAATTGCAAAAACAATACTACATGCATAAGCAACACTAAAACACGTATTATAAGAGcataaaaaattctaaaagtgAATATTTATTGAACAatagaaaacaaacaaaaaaaaagtataaaacTTAAACAACATGGGTCCAAACTAACTcatgaaataatttattattctaaaatacTTTCAAAAATTTTTTTTGACAAAGTACATTATTTGAATGCATTTATAACTTAAGCTCTAAATTTTAAACTTGGATCATCTCGAATGATTAGGTACGATGTATTCTTGATGCTCTCAATTGTAGTTTTCCTCTTTTTACTAAAAATGAGATAAAAATACCATGAAAATAATGTGGTAAGGTTTAGATTACCATTTACTCTCTTTACtcaaaaaatgaacaaattaatcTTTATAATGAGAAATCAATCTTTCCattaaaatttagtctttatacatAAGAAgtaaaatttagtctttatacatAAGAAGTGCGTCTCTATTTAGTTATTCTAACAATTACACCAATTTTAATACCAAgactaattttatttatatttttaatagaaaagacAAAATACAATTCAACTCAAATGgaattaaacacaaaaaaataaaatggcACATAAAATTAGACAAAAATATTGATACAATGATGTAAAGTTCTCAACTGTCTGCCTTCTATATAAATAACAAGCGTGTAACATTGCAAGATCAGCATATCACTTGCAACCTATTTTACAAACCTTTCTCCATAAATATAACCACATACATTAGGGTTTTCCTTTTGGAGTTTGGACCACCATTTTTGCACCTCTTAAATTACAACATTACCTTAATAATTCTAAAGTATAAATACAATCATCTCTCCTATCAAACCCCAAAATGAAAAGAATGGGAATATATGTTGAAATGCTACTATCATAATATGCTTTTCTGATTAAAAAAAGTGATTTCTATCTTTAATCTCCATTTCTTTCCAATACGATTTCGTGCAAATGTTGTAGGAGATGGGTTTGCAGATATGTATTGAAACCAGATGCAATGTTTTTCTCCTACTTCGCTGGACGAAATCTGCTTTCTCGATCATCAAACCACGAATGTTTGATCTTGTTTACCGCAAGAAAAGCTCACTATCCGAATTAATTTAGAGTGAAGTGTTCCAAACCGCATCATCTCCTTCACCACACCTTTCGTGAACGGTTTTGAGCTTCTCGACGGATTTGCAGATTCCACTGCAGCTCCAGTCGAAAGATGCAACACAGACATTACCTGCTTGTGCCTTCCACTCACAATCTGTGGAACAGGAAACAAACAACGAGTTAAAACAGGAAGAAGACCGAAATAGCAAAAAGCGTTAAGCTTTGACTCAATCCAAATGAAATTATCGTATTAAGCATTAATTGAGATTTAGGATTGAGGTAAGAGTTTTTGGAATGTAGATATGTAGTTCGACACAAGATTTAAAGCATTACCTGGTGGAGTCCCACAGCACATATTCCTATCATCTATGTGCTCAACCTCAAGTCCAATAAACCATGCCCCGAGGGACACATCTTCATTAGCATACTTGTGCAATATAGGCCTGCAATCATTCAGAATCACTCGGAATATTAGCGATACCTCTTTTAAAAGATTATTATCAGATACAGAAACCAGAAGAGTAAAGGATATAAATTTGATCAGCATTTTAATAAGCTTGGGAATTTTAATGGACTTATGCAAGATTACAAAAGATTAACTCTATGCTCAAAGTGATAAACAAGGGCTGATTAAATAAACTGAAAGAAAAATTGAAGACAGAGAGAAAACTTAAGTCAAGGGGATGTTTGCAAGGCATTGCCAAATGGGCACAAATACAAGGactatgaaaattaaatcagaaCCCTCAATTACGCAAAGTAATATAAACAAAGAACAGGCTACTCCAAGACAAAAATCAAATATCTTACTGGTTTATGGAGATGTAGGTTGCTAGCTCCTTTGAAATTGCATATATCTGACCAGTTGCATGTCGGAAGTATTTGTTACCCTCTTCTCCAAATTTCCAGTACTCTGGTTCATGGTACTTAACATTCCTAATGAACATAAAGGAAAAGAACAGAAGTTATATAACAAATTTGCAGGAGGGAGCAAAGCAAATTGAAAAAGTAATATTATGAACAATAAAAAGGTCATGGGGGAAATTACTTGCTAGAAAGAACAGGTCCAGATTTCATGCACCCTATATAGACTCGGGGCTTGGAACGGTGACGGCCAAGGGTAGTACCTAGCATACCTAGGAGAAAATAAGCATAAGAAATTCATCATGCAAAACAACCAAGTTTTTTCTTCATCATTATGATGGTGTGATAAACTGTTTAAGATAAACAAAAGAGATGGAAAACCAACCAAGATTAACATGGACATCATCATCCACCTTGACATAGAACTCAGCATCCCATTTTGCAACTGCagtagaaaagaaaatttttgtttttgctgaTAATTCGTGATATCCTTCAACATGCTCCTGCATTTTAAGATTGAAACCAGATATCAGTAAGAAATGCTTGAATATCTCACAAGACTATCCAAAACTTATAGGAGTGCTTTCTAACCAGTCTAAAAAAATCCTTATGCTGAGCCTCCTCAGAATCAATAGCTCGATCTAAAATGCTGTTAGATGTTGCACTGGATCAAACAACGTATATACAACTTATGTTAGTTCAAATATGTACTTCATATTTATCCCATGCTGATCACAGTGTAACAAATGTCATTTGCTTAACATTGCCATTTCTTTGGTTAAACAAATTTCAGTTCAAACTAAAGTTTTATCGGTAAAAGTACCATAGAGGTCCTTGTATTAGGAGTTAGAATGCATTTTGCCCCCTCTACTCAAAAatggcaaattagtccctatatttaGATCAAAGAAAAGATTGGTATTTTCTATTACTTATTCTATTAAAAACCAGAGTGACTAATAGAATAACCAAAAAATGACAAGTGGCATGCCAGTTGACCTCATGCTAAGGTACAAGGGACCAGTTTTTAACAGGAAAGTTAAGAGGAAATTTTTAGCCaatgaccaatttgctctttgatttaatgtatagggactaatttgcccattttttgagtATAAGTGTCAAAATACAATCCGACTTCTAAGTACAATGGCCTCCATGTCACTTTTACCAAGCTTTCTCTTGCGTGAAATGATTTACCTATGGCCGATCATGAAACGAATGACGATCCCCTTCTCACGCTCCAATTGAATAAGCTTTTCCCCTACTCAAACATTAACATACGAATTCATTAAATACTAGCAAACTAATTGATATTAAAACCTCAAAAGGTTATGGAAAAATATGGAACCTTGTGGCATCCAAGTCTCCCGGACAGAATCGCGCCGTCGCCTACTACTAAAAGCAGTATTGATTCCAATGACCATGAACACCTTCTTCCTAGGTGGACGATCGCGAGTCAAGGTTGAAACAACTTTAGATGCCTCCCCATTGTCCATTTCCTGAGAATTACGAGAGGCAGCTAACTGCATCTCTAGCATTGCAACCGACTTGTCTAGAGATCTGTAAGGCCTCATGAAAGATCATAATATTTTACAAACAAATTAGCTAAAAAGTAAAAACAAAGGTTAATCTTAACTGAAATAACAAGAACCCAATTCTGTACTCACTGAATTGCTTCATGGGTTTTCAAAACTTCACCCATTACATCATTATCTTGTCCAGGCGTCTGTGTAAACATGGTAAAAAAAACTTCCTTTTATTTAGAAATACAAATTTCGTTTTCAAAAAAGTAAAAGTAAACaagaataacaaaaaaaaaagaaaaaaagaaacacATACTTTCTTAGTATCGCAATCACCGGAGACAATCTGCAACTCCTGCTCACGTCGGCGTTGTGATAAAAGTTGACCGTTAGATTCAGGTGGGACCCACAGCCTGTAACCAAAATCCAATGGCTAGAAATAcatcaaagaagaagaagagaaaaactcCATCCCAACAATTAGAGAGGAAACAAACACTGACCCAGTTCATCAATCTatctaaagaaaagaaaaacacaaggaatgaaatgaaatttgaaaaaccaaaaagatttatatatatagagagagagagagaaggggGGGACCTGTTACTGAAGAGAATCCCAAGAGTGAAGAAGGAGAGACAGATGAATGGGATCCAATTAAGGGAGATCTTCTTGGGACTACGGTGTGGCTTCATGGCCGAAAGGGTAGAGAGAGAGGCGGAGCTGTCGATAATGTAAAAAAGAAACTGAGATATTCAATATTTGAAACGAAGAAGAAGATTCAAAGTTTTTATAGTTGTGTTAGGCTTGTCAAAGTTCATTTCATAAAGGGTGATTGGATTGGATGAATGGAATATCGTAAGACTGTTACGCGCGTTGGACCGTCAAAAAGAATGATAGGGAAAACAAAAATTAGGCattaaaaaaagggaaatttgccGCATTAGTATTTATTAAGGTTTTCAACTTTGAACTTTCCGTCGTGCTTTGGCCCCCTCCGTGTTACTCACGTGCACGCCAGTCACGCCACCTGTCTTCAATCAAACACTGTACATGGGCCGACTTGTTTTCTCCTTGGATTTTAACCCGAATCctgttggtttttcttttcatccaTCACCACAGTTAATTTGGTTTCCAAATTTTGTCTGATTttgtaaataataattttaaatcattttattttataaaatatattacaatattaaaaatatattgattggactCGAGTTTGAAAGTTTAAATTTATCTCATATTTTATAAgagtttaattttttataatgatttatttaattcttcaattttataaaaaattattttagcttttatttaatttttaatttttttaatttttaaacttatatttttatcaaatcactCTAAAATTGATTGAAAAGTTAATTTTTTCTAACTTTCTTGATGTGATATACATGTGGATAACACATCAgcattcaattaaaattttaaaattatatcatTCATGTGACAATGCACATGTATGCCACATCAACAAAGTTAACAAGCATTAACTTTTCCATTCATTTTGagtgatttaacaaaaaaatacaagtttaagctaaaaacgaaaaattaaataaaaattaaaatgatatttttataaagttgaaaAGTAAATCCAAGCTTATTTTTTACCTAATATTTTTTCCTAACTTTCTCAAGTATTAtgtataacatatatttataaaagattaTGCTTTGAAGTTTATGATTTTCAAGTTGAAATTTTAAGAAAtgctaatataattttaaatttattaattgatttttatatattactttgtaaaatataatttttattatttttaattgaattaatgtTTA harbors:
- the LOC108486760 gene encoding vacuolar protein sorting-associated protein 9A-like, which encodes MENADVFLGLQDFLERMRQPSAADFVKSIKSFIVSFSNNAPEPERDSAAVQAFFANMEAAFRAHPLWAGCSEEELDSAGEGLEKYVMTKLFTRVFASLPDDVKLDEQLSEKMALVQQFVRPENLDIKPAFQNETSWLLAQKELQKINMYKAPRDKLVCILNCCKVINNLLLNASIASNENPPGADDFLPVLIYVTIKANPPQLHSNLLYIQRYRRQSRLVSEAAYFFTNMLSAEAFISNIDAKALSLEETEFEKNMEFARAILSGLSTDLDGLSSQINQLAGQDQREPTESRHHTLKEDQANRPKSSDGKSSSKDQSSISKVPSISELENRGATILLKEDQVSKVFQEYPYMFAHAGDLTVKDVEELLNNYKQLVFKYVCLLKGSDGASASFPLSKSQAQAQQHVETFKESQDHRAIAQNIGLQNDTDKEEDGPTRTSNQENTNSDLLKEEAVGSSEYSHDDTSEQ
- the LOC108484134 gene encoding beta-1,3-galactosyltransferase 7-like isoform X1, giving the protein MKPHRSPKKISLNWIPFICLSFFTLGILFSNRLWVPPESNGQLLSQRRREQELQIVSGDCDTKKEVFFTMFTQTPGQDNDVMGEVLKTHEAIQPYRSLDKSVAMLEMQLAASRNSQEMDNGEASKVVSTLTRDRPPRKKVFMVIGINTAFSSRRRRDSVRETWMPQGEKLIQLEREKGIVIRFMIGHSATSNSILDRAIDSEEAQHKDFFRLEHVEGYHELSAKTKIFFSTAVAKWDAEFYVKVDDDVHVNLGMLGTTLGRHRSKPRVYIGCMKSGPVLSSKNVKYHEPEYWKFGEEGNKYFRHATGQIYAISKELATYISINQPILHKYANEDVSLGAWFIGLEVEHIDDRNMCCGTPPDCEWKAQAGNVCVASFDWSCSGICKSVEKLKTVHERCGEGDDAVWNTSL
- the LOC108484134 gene encoding beta-1,3-galactosyltransferase 7-like isoform X3; protein product: MKPHRSPKKISLNWIPFICLSFFTLGILFSNRLWVPPESNGQLLSQRRREQELQIVSGDCDTKKTPGQDNDVMGEVLKTHEAIQPYRSLDKSVAMLEMQLAASRNSQEMDNGEASKVVSTLTRDRPPRKKVFMVIGINTAFSSRRRRDSVRETWMPQGEKLIQLEREKGIVIRFMIGHSATSNSILDRAIDSEEAQHKDFFRLEHVEGYHELSAKTKIFFSTAVAKWDAEFYVKVDDDVHVNLGMLGTTLGRHRSKPRVYIGCMKSGPVLSSKNVKYHEPEYWKFGEEGNKYFRHATGQIYAISKELATYISINQPILHKYANEDVSLGAWFIGLEVEHIDDRNMCCGTPPDCEWKAQAGNVCVASFDWSCSGICKSVEKLKTVHERCGEGDDAVWNTSL
- the LOC108484134 gene encoding beta-1,3-galactosyltransferase 7-like isoform X2; this encodes MKPHRSPKKISLNWIPFICLSFFTLGILFSNRLWVPPESNGQLLSQRRREQELQIVSGDCDTKKEVFFTMFTQTPGQDNDVMGEVLKTHEAIQSLDKSVAMLEMQLAASRNSQEMDNGEASKVVSTLTRDRPPRKKVFMVIGINTAFSSRRRRDSVRETWMPQGEKLIQLEREKGIVIRFMIGHSATSNSILDRAIDSEEAQHKDFFRLEHVEGYHELSAKTKIFFSTAVAKWDAEFYVKVDDDVHVNLGMLGTTLGRHRSKPRVYIGCMKSGPVLSSKNVKYHEPEYWKFGEEGNKYFRHATGQIYAISKELATYISINQPILHKYANEDVSLGAWFIGLEVEHIDDRNMCCGTPPDCEWKAQAGNVCVASFDWSCSGICKSVEKLKTVHERCGEGDDAVWNTSL
- the LOC108484134 gene encoding beta-1,3-galactosyltransferase 7-like isoform X4, which produces MKPHRSPKKISLNWIPFICLSFFTLGILFSNRLWVPPESNGQLLSQRRREQELQIVSGDCDTKKTPGQDNDVMGEVLKTHEAIQSLDKSVAMLEMQLAASRNSQEMDNGEASKVVSTLTRDRPPRKKVFMVIGINTAFSSRRRRDSVRETWMPQGEKLIQLEREKGIVIRFMIGHSATSNSILDRAIDSEEAQHKDFFRLEHVEGYHELSAKTKIFFSTAVAKWDAEFYVKVDDDVHVNLGMLGTTLGRHRSKPRVYIGCMKSGPVLSSKNVKYHEPEYWKFGEEGNKYFRHATGQIYAISKELATYISINQPILHKYANEDVSLGAWFIGLEVEHIDDRNMCCGTPPDCEWKAQAGNVCVASFDWSCSGICKSVEKLKTVHERCGEGDDAVWNTSL